The genomic stretch GCTGGCGCAAGGAGGAACGCGCATCTTCCGCGTAGCGGACCCAGATCTTCACCTCATCCTCACCGCGCTGCACGCGTTGGGTCTCCAGCCCGAAGAAGGCCTGGCGCACCTGCGCGAGCACCTCCTGGGTGGTGAAGCCGAGCAATCGCGCTTGGTCCTTCAGGCGCAGCACCAATTCGCGGTTGCCGGGCCGGTCACTGTCCACCACATCACGGAGCATGGGCAGTTTCTGAAGCTCGGCGCGCAATTCGTCCTTCGCGGCATTGAGTTCGGACAGGTCGTGGCTGCGCAGCGAAACGCTCACGGGCTTCCCGAATGGCGTGGCCAGGCCGAAGGTGAGGTTGGCCACTCCCGGCGATTCCCCGGCGCGCTCCCGCAAGCGACTGGTGATCTCCTCTGCCTTGAAGCCACGTTCCTCGGCATTGAGCAGCACGATGTTGAGCTTGCCCTGCTCGGCGCGCGGCCCCAGGATGGTCTGCACCTTGAGGATCACATCCTGGCTGTCGGGCCTCCAGGCGCTGAGCTGGTCATTCACCTGCCAGGCCAGACGCTCAAGGCGTTGCAGCTCATCGAACACGACATGCTCGCGCGTGCCAGCCACCATCTCCAGCTCCACGCCCACGTCGTCGCGCTCGATCACCGGGAAGAAGGTGGTCCTGATGAAGCCCGCGCCCACCGAGCCGACCGTGAAGGCCAGCAGGAAGAAGGCGACGCCGAAGGAAAGCATCCGGTTGCGCAGCACACGGTCCAGGAAGGGGCCATAGCGCCGGTCACGCAGCCGGCCCATCACGCCATCCATGTAGATCTCGAGGCGGTTGCGCGTGGGCGCGGTGAGCGCTTCGGAATGCGCCACGTGCGCAGGCAGAATGAAGGCGGCCTCGATCAACGAGACCACGAGCGTGGCGATCACCACGATGGCCAGGGTCGGTGCGAAATCGCCGAGCCTTCCTTCGATGAAGAAGAAGCTGGTGAAGGCGGCCACGGTGGTGAGCACGCTGCTGATCACCGCGCCGATCACCCTGCGGATGCCGATGAAAGCCGCCTGCACGGGTGGCACGCCCCGCTCATGCTCCTGGTAGATGCTCTCTGCGATCACGATCCCGTCGTCCACCAGGATGCCCACCACGAGGATCATCCCGAAGAGGCTCATGACATTGATGGTGATCAGCCCTGGCGCCAGGATGAACATGCCTGCGAAGGAGACCGGGATGCTGAGCGCCACCCAGAAGGCGAGGCGCCAGTTGAGGAAGAGCGCGAGGGTGATGAGCACCAGCACGAACCCTTGCAGGCCATTGGACACTAGCATCTCGATGCGGTCGCGCAGCACGGTGGTGCTGTCCAGGATCAGCTCCGCGCGGATGGGGCCGCCCTTCCGGTTCCACGAATCGATGTAACCGCGCGTGGTATCGGCGATGAAGAGGATGTCCTCGGTGATGGTGCTGCTGAGGCTGAGCACCACACTGGGCTGGCCGTTCACGTAATTGCGCGCGGGATCGTCGGCCCAGGCATCGCGCACATCGGCCACATCACTCAGCCGCAGCAAGCGGCCATCAGCGCCAGCGCGGATCACGGTATGGCGCAGGCCCTCGGCATCCATGCGCTTATCGCGCACGCGGATCAGCAATTCCTCATCGGCGGTCTTCACCTTGCCCCCGGTGAGGTCGATGTTCGCTGCGCGTAGCGCCGCGCCGGCATGCGCGAGCGTGAGGTTGGCCGCGCGCAGGTCTTCCTCGCGGAAGGCTACCTCCACTTCCTCTTCAGGCAGGCCCGTAACAGCCACCTTGCTGATGCCTGGGATGGCGCGCAGGTCGAGCTCGGCGCGCGTCGCGGCATTCTTCAGCGCCTTCAGGCCGATGCCCTCTCCGGTGAGCGCAAAGCTCACCGCTGGCTGCACGCTCTCCACCTTGAAGGCGCGCACGGGTTCCATGCCCTCGGGCAATGCCGGGATCCGCTCGATGGCGTTCTTCACGTCCTGGAGCACCACGTCGGCATCGAAGCCCTTGAGCACTTCCACCGTGATCACGCCGCCGTTCTCCTGGCTCACGCTGCTGATGCGCTCCACGCCGCTCACGCCCTTGAGGTCATCCTCGATCCGCAGCACCACGCCCTGCTCCACCTCTTCGGGCGATGCGCCGGGATGGGCCACCTGCACCTGGATGCGCCGGCTCTCCACCTCGGGGAAGAAGGAACTGCGCGTGCGCTGCAGCCCGAACCAACCGAAGATCAGCAGCAGCGCCATCACCGCGAGCGCGCTCACCCGATAGCGGAGGAAATAGCCGGTGAGCCCTTTCATGGTTTGACGGGTGCCACGCGCATGCCCTCAAAGGCTCCGCTCATCCGATCCGTGACCACCCATTGCCCTTCGGCGATGCCGCGCACCACCGCTTGCTCCATGCCTTGATGCAGGATGCTCACCGGATTGCGGGCCAGCAAGGAGTCCTTCACGGTGTAGAGCGCACCATCATCGGTGAGCGCGCTGCGCGGAACAGCGATCGCCTCCTCGACGCTACCGCCATCGATGGTGCCGGACACATACAGGCCATCGCGCAATCCTTTGCTGCTCAATTGCACGAACACCTTCACGGTCTGCGTGGCCGCATCAATGGTCTCCCCTACCCGGATGATCCGGCCCTTTGCCTCGCTCCCATCCTCGGCCTGGAAGCGCAAGGTGTCCCCAACGCGCACGTGCCGCAGCTCACCCGCGCCCACAGCCGACTCCAATTCGAGCGTGTTGGGCGCGATGAGCTCTCCCAGTCGTGTGCCCGGGGTGATGATCGTCCCGGGCTCGATCCCCGCTGTCGTTACCACGCCATCGAATGGTGCGGTCACCGCATACTTCGCCATGCGCTCATACAGCGCGCGCAAGCTGTAGTACTTGTCCAGCACCCCGCGCCCGGCGAGGTAGTTCCGTTCCCGATCGCTGCTCAGCACGGGCAACGCGGGCAGCACGCCTTCAATGGGCACGCTCTTCAGGTAAGCCTCCCACTTGGCTGCTTCCTCGGGCCTGTCGATCCGCAGATCGGGCACCAGCTGCACCAGATCACGGATGAAGGCGCTCTGCTGGGCATTGATCTGTGCGCGCACCTCGCCTTCGTCGATGCGGAAGAGCAGCTCGCCCTTGCTGAATGATGTCCCCTCGCGGAAGGGCTTGCTGGTGCGCTGCAATGCGCCGCCCACTTCCGCTGTGATGAGCATGCGGTCCGTGGCGCGCACTCGGCCCGATACCGGGATGCTGATGCGCACGGGGCCATTGCGAGCTTCCAACACCCGCACAGGCCGGGGAGCAGCCGGACCGTTGGTGCGCTCGGGTGAACTGCGGCTGCCGGCCAAGCGCTTGCAGGTGGCCACTCCGCCCACGAGGAGCAGCAGGCCAATGATCACGGTCAGCCTTCGTTTGAAGAGGTCGTTCATGCGCGGATGGATCGGATGATGAATTCGGGGACGGACTTGCGGCGCTTGCTGATCATGCGGCGGAATGCTTCCTCGGTGATGCCGTGCACGTGCATGATCATGGGCCGGGCGATGAAGGGGTGCGCGCACAGCGCCATGATGTTCACCAGCAGCTCGCGCGGATCGATGTCGATGATCTCGCCGCGCTCCCGCGCTTCCGACACGAGTCTCAGGAAGCACTGACGGCTATCCATGCCCCGGTCGATGAAGGCGCGCAGCCCATCGGGATCGCGGTTCAGCTCATTGGCGATGAAGAGCGGCAGCTGCGGATTCTCGGTCATGCGGTCCAGATAGGCCGCCACGAAGGCCTCGATGGCCTCGAAGAGGTGCTCGCGCCCCTTGAGCGAATCCCAGATGCAGCCGAACTGCTTCTCCACACCGCCCTTGAACACGCCCTTGAATAGCCGCTGCTTATCCCGGAAGTAGTAGTGGAGGAGCGCCTTGTTGATGCCGGCCTCATCGGCCACTTCCTGCATGCGGGTGCCCGCCATGCCCTTGCGGATGAAGATCGCGCGCGCCGCTTCGAGGATCCGCTGCTCGGTGGTCTCTTCCTTCTCGGGGGGCCTGCGGGCGCAATATTAACCATTTGGTTAAACCCGATGGTGAACCCTGATGACCAACCGTTGGCGTGCCGCTAGTGTGCAGGCAGCGGCGCGGGTCGCCAAGGCACCGGCAGCAGCCGGCCAAGCATGGGCGCTAGCTTTGGCACACCATGCGGAACCCCTGCGCACTCGCCTTCCTATTGCTCACGCCCACCATCACCGATGGCGCTGTCGGCATCGTGGTTGAATCCAAGGTTTACCACGTGCCCGGCGTGGGGCCACGCGTGGAGCTGAGCATGGCCTTCCTCGCGGGATCCATGGTGGCCACGCGCAATGCCGAAGGCTTCATGCAGGCAAGGATAGAGGCCCTCACGCTGATCGAGCAGGCCGGCGCCATCAAGGCATTCGCCAAGACCGAGGTGCTCGGCCCTGAGCGGCTCGATTCGCTGCAGACCGACCTGATCCATCAGGAATCCTTCGACCTTGCGCCGGGAGCGTATGAGCTGGTGATCGAGCTGCGCGATCTGAACAGCAGCGACACCACCGTGACGCATTACCGCGCGCCGCTCGCTGTTGGCGCCTTGCCTGACGGTGTGAGCCTGAGCGAGATCATGCTGGCGGAGCGGATAGAAACGGCCACTGCCGCACGGCCGCGCGCATCCGGTTTCTGGCCGGTCCCCTTGCTGAGCGACTACCTGCCCACGAGCATCGGGGAGGTCGGGCTCTACGCTGAGGTCTACGGCACAGATGCGGCATTCGGCGCCGACAGCCTGTTCCTGCTCAACGTGCAGATCGAGGATTTCGAGCACAAGCGCGTGCAAGGAGCCTTCAAGCGGAGCATCCGTGCGAAAGCCGCCCCCGTGGTGCCGGTGGCGGTGCAGTTGCCCATCGGTGAGCTGCCCAGCGGCAACTACCTGGCGGTGATCGAGGCGCGCGACAGGAGCGGAGCGCTGCTGGCCCGCAAGGAGGCCTTCTTCCAGCGGAGCAACACGGCGCAGCGCCGGTACGACCTGGAATCACTGGCCGCGCTCGACCTCAGCAACACCTTCGCGGGCGCGATGACCGATCGGGACTCGCTGGCGGAGCACATCAGCAGCATGCACCCGATCGCCGAGCCGCTGGAGCGCAAGGTGATCGACGACCGGTGGAAGGACCGGGACATCGACCTGATGCGGCGCTTCTTCTACAGCTTCTGGATGAACCGCAATCCCGCCGACCCGGAAGCCGCATGGAACGCTTACCGCGCCGAAGTGATCAAGGTGAATAAGCTCTTCGGCTGCCGGGTGATGCGCGGCTACCAGACCGGCCGCGGCTACGTGTACCTGCGCTACGGGCCGCCCAACACCATGATGGACCGATTCAACGAGATGGGCACCCCGCCCTACACCATCTGGCACTACTACCGCGCCGGCCAGTTCACCAACCGCCGCTTCGTCTTCTACCAGCCGGACCTGGCCAGCAATTGCTTCGAGCTGCTGCACAGCGAGGTGCCGGGCGAGATCCAGAACCCGCAATGGCTGCGCGTGCTGCACGGGCGCAACAATCCGCCTGGCGATGTGCAGCAGCGCGACCTGAACACCATCGAGGGCGACCGCGTGCGGGAATTCTTCCAGATGCCGCGCTAGCGCTCAGGCCGATGCGCGCCACCTTTGCCGTTCCATGAACCGGACGGCCGTCGTGATCCTGAACTTCAACGGCAAGCATTGGCTGCAGCGCTTCCTGTCTGGCGTGGTGGAGCACAGCCCAGGGGCTGAGGTGGTGGTGGCCGACAACGGCAGCACCGATGATTCCGTCGCGTGGCTGCAGGCCGCGCACCCCGCAGTGCGCTGCGTGCGGCTGGTGAGGAACCTCGGCTTCGCAGGTGGATACAATGCCGCCCTCGAGCAGGTCGATGCCGAACGTTTCGTGCTGCTCAACAGCGATGTGGAAGTGATGCCGGGCTGGCTCGATCGGCTCAACGCGTACATGGATGCCCACCCGCGCATGGCGGCTTGCCAGCCCAAGGTGCTCGCCCACGCGGCACCGCAGCATTTCGAGCATGCCGGCGCAGCGGGCGGCTGCATCGACCGCAACGGATACCCCTTCTGCCGCGGCCGCATCTTCGAGCTCACGGAGCAGGATAACGGACAGTACGACGATGACCGCCCGGTGTTCTGGGCAACGGGCGCATGCCTCATGATCCGCAGCGATGCATTCCGCGAAGCGGGCGGCTTTGATGCCGCGCTCTTCGCGCACATGGAGGAGATCGACCTGTGCTGGCGGTTGCGCCGCATGGGCTGGAGCATCGGTTACACCAGTGCGGCTCGGGTGCTGCACGTGGGCGGCGGATCGCTCGGCTATGGCAGCACCTTCAAGACCTACCTCAACTTCCGCAACAGCCTCATCGTGCTCACCAAGAACCTGAAGTCGCGAGCGCTGGGCCTGCGGATCCTTCGGCGCCTGGTGCTCGACGGCTTCGCTTCGCTGAAGTTCCTGCTCGAAGGCCACCCCGGCCACGCATGGCAGGTGATGCGCGCGCACTGGTCATACTTCTCCGCTCTGCCTCGCGTGCTGCGCCAGCGCCGGGAGCTGATGCGCACCGAGCGCGACCCCGACCTCACGGGCCTTTACCTGCGCAGCATCGCTTACGACCGTTTCATCATCGGATGGCGCCGCTTCGACCAGCTCGATGCCGCTGCCTTCGTTCAGGGGCGCTCCAGCAAGTGAAGCACCGCCAAGCGGTAGCCATCGAGGCCCAGGCCCATGATGCTGCCCGCGCACACCGCTCCCACGAGCGATTCGTGCCGGAAAGGCTCGCGCGCCAGCAAGTTGCTTATGTGCACCTCCACCACCGGCACGCGCACGGCGGCCACCGCATCACGGATGGCCACCGAGGTGTGGGAGTAACCGCCGGCGTTCAGGACCACGCCAGCATGAACCCCATCGGCCTGCTGGATGGCGCTCACCAGCTCACCCTCCAGGTTGGTCTGCAGGTGATCGATCCTGCACCCTTGCATCCCTTCGCGCAGCTCCACCAAATACTCCTCGAAGGAGCGGCCGCCGTAAACCGAAGGCTCGCGCGAGCCGAGCAGGTTGAGGTTGGGTCCGTTCAGGATGAGGATGCGTGGCGTGGCGCTCATGCGGGCGAAGTTCGCTATCACCGACCGAGCGCGGAAGGATCCACATCGCCGCGTTGGCATTGCGTACCTGAGCGCACGGCTTACCCGGCCCAAGCCGCTCCACCTTCGCACGCATGGATTGGGACAAGGCGCTACGCGGATTCCGCATGCACCTGAAGCTGGAGCGCTCGTTGAGCGACCGCACGCTCTCGGCATACCTCACCGACCTGGGCAAACTGCGCGCCCATGCGGAGGGGCAGGCGCCACCCATCGCACCGGACGCCTTCGCCCTCGACGACCTGCAGGCATTCATCTCGACGATTGCAAAGGGCGGTGCAGCAGCTACCAGTCAGGCGCGGCTGCTCAGCGCGGTGCGCATGTTCCACCGCTATCTGCGCAAGGAGAAAGCGATCACGGATGACCCCAGCACGCTGCTCAGCAGCCCGCGCCTCGGCCGCAAGCTGCCCGTGTTCCTCACGCTCGACGAGGTCGATGCCATCTGCGACGCCATCGACCTGAGCAAACCGATGGCCCACCGCGACCGCGCCATGGTAGAGACGCTCTACGGCTGCGGCCTGCGCGTGAGCGAGCTCTGCGGCTTGCGGATCTCGCGCATCAGCGCGGCGGAAGGATTCGTGCGCGTGGTGGGCAAGGGCGACAAGGAGCGATTGGTCCCCATCGGCGCGGAGGCGCTGCACTGGATCGGACTCTACCAGACTCATGAGCGCGGCCATCTCCCGGTGAAGAAAGGCGCGGAGGACATCCTCTTCCTGAACCGGCGCGGAAGCGGCATCTCGCGCATGTGGGTCTTCAAGCTGGTGCGCGCGCTCGCGGTGAAGGCCGGCGTGCGCAAAGCCATCGGCCCGCACACCTTCCGCCACTCCTTCGCCACGCATTTGGTCGAGGGCGGCGCCGACCTGCGCGCCGTGCAGGAGATGCTGGGCCACGCCAGCATCACCACCACGGAGATCTACACGCACCTCGACCGCGAATACCTGCGGGCGAGCATCCTGCAATTCCATCCGCGAGGGCGTGCGTGAGGCGGCTGGCATGCCGGATAACTTCCCCGCCGAATGCGACCGGCTCTACTCCCAATTCTGATCCTTGCGGCCACTGCCTGCGCCCAGCAGCCGTGGAGCATCGGAGCGCGGGGTCACTACGGCTTCCTCTGGGCGCACCGGCCGGCGAGTTGGATCCTGGTGGAAGGTCATGCTGGTGCAGGCGAAGTGTTCATCGAACGCCGCGTTGAGGGCGATCGGGAATGGCATCGGACCTACGGGCTTCCGCGCTACGGCGTGCTCGCGATCCACACGCGCATGGCTAATCCGCAGCGGATCGGCGATGCCATGAGCCTGATGCCCTATCTCACCTTCCCGCTGATGCACGGCGAGCGCTTGAGCTTGGGCCTGCGCGTGGGCTGGGGCGTTGGCTACGTGAGCAAACCATTCGACCGGCGCGAGAACACGCGGCAGATCGCCATCGGCTCGCGGATCAATGGCGCCATGCAACTGATGCCCGAATTGCGGTACGAGGCCCAGCGCATCGCTGTGCAACTGGGCCTCAGCATCGATCATTGGAGCAACGGCAGCGCGAAGCAGCCGAACCTCGGGCTCAACTTCCTGAGCCTATCGCTCGGTGCATCGTACGCATTAGGGCAGGCGCCCCCGCAGCGCAGCGCGCCGGAGCGCATCGGCTTCGAACGTGAGCGCCGCGAGTACCACGTGGTTGCTGCCTTCGGCGTGAGCGAGAGCGGCCGTCCGCTCAATGGCCAGTACAGCGTGTACGCGCTGAGCGCTGATGCGAGCTGGCGCGTGGGCGGCAAGGGCGCGCTGGGCGGCGGCATCGACTTGTTCAACAAAGGCGACCTGGCCACGGTGCTGCCCGGGCTAGAAGGGAAGAGCCGGGCGGCGCTCACGCAAGCCGGTGCGCATGCGGGCGGCTCCCTGTTGCTGGGGCGCGGGGAATTGCTCTTCCAATTCGGCGGCTATCTATACAGCCCTGCTCCCGACGATGCTCCGGTCTATCAACGAACCGGCATGCGTTACCGCTTGGGCAAGCGCCTGCTCGCCAGTGTCTGCCTCAAGACCCATTTCGCCACCGCCGACCATTGGGAGTTCGGCATCGGATACCGATGGAACTGAAGCCTCTTCTCCCCTGCTTGCTCATCGTGCTCGCCGGCTGCCAGCGCGAGCAATGGGACGATTGCGTGACCAGCACCGGCTCCAATCAAGTGGAAGAGCGCGCTGTCCCTGCATTCAGTTCCGTCGAGATCGAGGACCGCGTCGATCTGGTGTTCGAGGCGCGCGCAACGGGGAGCGTGGCGGTGGAAGGCGGCGCCAACCTCATTGGGCAGGTGGTCACCGATGTGAAGGACGGAACCCTGAGCATCCGCAACGACATGCGCTGCCGATGGGTCCGCAGCTTCAAGCCGCGCATCACGGTTCATGTACCGGCTGAGGGCATCTGCCGTATCACCCTGCGCGGCACAGGCGACATCAGCTGCGCCGACACGCTGCGCTGCGACTACCTCCTAGTGGAGCAATGGGGCGCGGAAGGCAGCGTGGACCTTAAGGTTGATGTTGACCGTCTCGATATCGCATTGCACACCGGCGCTGGCGATGCGCTGATCACAGGCGCGTGCAACGAAGCGAACCTCTACAGCGGTATCATGGCGCCCATCGATGCGAGCGGACTTCGCGCAAGCACTGTCCGCGTGAACAACAGCAGCGTGGCGGACATCCGTTGCTGGGCGGTGAACGAGCTGGAGGCGCAGGTGCGCAGCGCGGGCGACGTGTTCTATAAAGGCGATCCCGCCAGCGTTCAGAGCGTGATCACGGGAAGCGGGCGCTTGATCCCGGAGTAGAAGGCTCAGTCGCGCACCCAGGTGCCACGCGCAGCGGCCTCGCCATTCCGCGCGAGCACGCGGTAGCCGTACACACCAGAGGGAAGCGCACTGGCATCGAATTCCATGCGCGCATCCGAGATGAGCCGCTGCAACACCAGGCGCCCGGTCGCATCGCGCAATTCGAAGAGGCCACCTGCCTCAGCGCCATTCAGCAGCACCTGCACCATGGCTGAGCCCGGGTTCGGCACCAGGTGCACCGTGCTGGCGAGGGGCACGATGTGCACGACACGGGTGCCGGAGTAAGCAGCCGCCCCATCCTCATCGACCTGATGCAAACGGTAATAATTCACGCCTTGCAAGGGATGCTCATCGACGAGCCGATAGTCAATCGCCTGTGCGCTGCTCCCAGCAGCCTGCACATGCCCGATGGACTCGAAGGACTGGCCATCGCTTGAACGCTCAACGCTGAAGTATGCCGTGCCCGATTCGCTCGCCGTGCGCCATTCCAGGTTCACGCCTGTACCGTCGCGGTGCGCATCGAAGTTCAGCAAGTCAACCGGCAGGATGGTGCAATCGAGCGACGCGCCGTTCTGCAGGATCCAATCCAGGCTGAAGCCTGTGCTGCTCTGGCTCCAGTTGCTGATGTACATGAGGTACACCTGACCGATCACGACCTGCATGCCGGGCACCCAGCCGCAACGCTGCGGAGCGACCAGCGGGCAGGCATCGAAGGTGGCGGGTATCCCATAGGAAACCGCCGTGCTCGCGAATTGCGGGGGCGAGAAAGTGGCATGGCCCATGCCGGTGGAATAGCTGCCGGTACTCGCGAATGTGGCCGGACCGCTCGAGGCGGCGCATCGGATTGGCGGTCCGCTGGGCGGGCAAAGGTTGCCGGGGTTGGAGCCTGGCGGGTATGGCCCCCACACCGCCCAATCATAATCATCCGGACCGAGCGGATTGATGGAGAAGCCGAGGTTGCCGGAGGCGCTGGGCGAGAACACGTACCAAGTGCCCTGGAACTCGGTCACGTCGAGGCAGCCGGAGTTGATTGGGTTGATGTCGGCCACATTGCCGGTGTTGGTGGTGTTGTTGCCGATGGACACGTTGCTGCAGATGGTCATGGCGCCGAGGCAATCCTCTTGCGGTGGCGGCGGCGGCACGCAGGTCACCGTGCCGGCGTAAGTGGTTCCCGCTGCCGGCGGGGTGCCGGAATTGAACAGCGTGGAGCCGCCGAGCGTGAGGATGTACGAGTTGTCCGTTTGCCAGGCGCCCGACGCGTTGTAGGTGAGCACCACCGTGCCGCCGATGTTCACGCCGAACTGCACGGAGACGGAAGGCGATCCGAATGGAACCGTGTAGTACTGGAAGGGCCCTCCGTTGATGCTCACGCCCACATTCGATGTG from Flavobacteriales bacterium encodes the following:
- a CDS encoding T9SS type A sorting domain-containing protein encodes the protein MVRFAASLLFLLFAAAAIAQCPNNNVLTGAAVTPTCPGTTNVPCVQGGQYALINVVTGNTYTFSTCGASFDTQITLYNNAGGGSLGYNDDFCGLQSTVTWTAGFTGQLRVLIDLYNCATNATCAPLAITCATPPAGDCVYTLTLFDSFSDGWGTSNVGVSINGGPFQYYTVPFGSPSVSVQFGVNIGGTVVLTYNASGAWQTDNSYILTLGGSTLFNSGTPPAAGTTYAGTVTCVPPPPPQEDCLGAMTICSNVSIGNNTTNTGNVADINPINSGCLDVTEFQGTWYVFSPSASGNLGFSINPLGPDDYDWAVWGPYPPGSNPGNLCPPSGPPIRCAASSGPATFASTGSYSTGMGHATFSPPQFASTAVSYGIPATFDACPLVAPQRCGWVPGMQVVIGQVYLMYISNWSQSSTGFSLDWILQNGASLDCTILPVDLLNFDAHRDGTGVNLEWRTASESGTAYFSVERSSDGQSFESIGHVQAAGSSAQAIDYRLVDEHPLQGVNYYRLHQVDEDGAAAYSGTRVVHIVPLASTVHLVPNPGSAMVQVLLNGAEAGGLFELRDATGRLVLQRLISDARMEFDASALPSGVYGYRVLARNGEAAARGTWVRD